The Callospermophilus lateralis isolate mCalLat2 chromosome 18, mCalLat2.hap1, whole genome shotgun sequence nucleotide sequence CCTGTAACTCAACATCTGCAGGGAGCGAGGAAGAGTTGGTGGCTGTGTCACTGGGCTGGGCCGAGTCCTCGCTCAGGGCCCTCTCCAGACTGGCCGGCAGGGACTGGATCAGCCTGTCCCGGAAGTCCTGGCCCACGAAGACGTAGAGCATCGGGTTGAGGCAGCTGTTGAAGAAGGCCAGCGAGCTGGTCGGGTTGACCAGGACCTCGAGGATTTTGTACTTACCATGGAACAACATCTCCTGGAGCCAGACGGTGCTGAGGAGGGCCACCAACTGGAAGGGGAACCAGCAGATGAAGAAGGAGGCCACCACAGCAGTGAGGACCCGCAGGGGGCGGCTGGAACGGATCAGGCCCTTCCTGCGGATCTTGGCAGCAGTGAGCCCGTAGCAGACGGCGACGATGGACATGGGCATGCTGAAGCCTAGGATGAACCGGATGATCCCTCGCATGGTCAGCATGGTGATGGCCACATTCAGCCTCTCCTCAAGGGTGGCACCCCAGGACCTAAAGTTGAAGGTGCAGTACACGTTCCCTGTGGGATCGCTGACTGTAGTCAAGAAGATGAAAACCGGCAACGTGAGGACGAGGGCCAGAATCCAGGGCGCCACGATCACCCTCTTGGCCAGACTCACGGTGCGGTGGTTCTGGGCCCAGACCGGGTGCAGGACACAGATGCAGCGGTCCAGAGCGATGAGGGCGATCAGGAAGACGCTCCCGAACAGGTTAATGTCCACCACAATGTGAACCAACTTGCAGAGGAACCAGCCGAAAGGCCATTTTTCCCTCATGGCCATGGAGACGATGAGGAACGGCAGGGTGGCCGTGAAGGAGAAGTCGGCCAAGGCCAGGTTCAGGTAGCAGATGGTGGTGACCGTGTGCGTCAtgcggaagccagccacccagatgaCCAGTCCGTTGCCCAGCACACCGAGGACAAAGGTGACGGCGAGTACCACCAGCGGGATTATCTCCAGAACTGTGTAGCCAGGGGACAACACTTCAGATCCGTTCTGAGGAAAGGAGAAGTTGGCGTCCATCTTGCCCACACCTGAAACACGTCAACAGTGGCCGTTTCTCAGGTGTGCGTCCATTTCTCAGCATCCCTGTTCAGAGTCCACCTCACCCACCTCTGTGGCGCCTATCCCAGAGAGGGACCCGTTCTACCAAGCCTCGTGGGCAGCAGTACCACAAGATACTGGCACTCTCCTGCATGTGCTTTTGGGAAAGGATGGTTCTTCCTATTCCCACAATCCTTAGTCCACATCCTGcctcccaggaagattactttacCAAGAAGACAGCAAGCCCCGTGCACCAGCAGAAAAACTAAACCAGAGGGCACAGGCCACCCAACTGCTGCAGCAGGCGCTGAACACAGCGAGGAAAGCAGCCAGGAGGTTGCAACCTGCTTCCACCCAAACTCAGTGCAAAAATGCTAGCATTTCAGAGCCCAGTTCATGCAGTTCCCAGGTCCCTTGACAGCCCTTGACTGATGGTGCAGCCACCATTTCAGTTACTTTAATGGTTTCAGCTACTGTTTCAGCAGTGGAGAGCAAAGTGCCTGTGGATTCTGTGCTCTCCCCAGTAGAAGCCTGAAGGGCGACTTGGTGCTGTGTGGTCATGGGTTACAGCCTTGAATTCTGTGCTGCAGGAAGACAGTGAGGAAGGCAGCTCTGAACCCACTGTCCCTGCCTGAGCTCAAGCGCTTCTCTGATTGAGATGCAGAGAATCTGCCCGTGTTGTACAGCTTCAGGGGGATGAAGTGTAGGAGAGTAACATGTTCTGTTAGATATGAGGGTTCTCATGAGAAACCATGCACGGTGTTCATTTCTAGACATGGGATCCAGTTTCGTCTATGGAAGAGCTCTACGATGCTCATTATTTTTAGCTTTTGCAAGAATAAATTGATATTCAGGGCTATTATACAACCTGCTGAAGGTCTCTTAAATAGGAGAAAAAGGATTTCAGTCCAGCGTGGTCTGCAAATAGAGTGTGGCTCATGATA carries:
- the Fpr2 gene encoding N-formyl peptide receptor 2, whose translation is MDANFSFPQNGSEVLSPGYTVLEIIPLVVLAVTFVLGVLGNGLVIWVAGFRMTHTVTTICYLNLALADFSFTATLPFLIVSMAMREKWPFGWFLCKLVHIVVDINLFGSVFLIALIALDRCICVLHPVWAQNHRTVSLAKRVIVAPWILALVLTLPVFIFLTTVSDPTGNVYCTFNFRSWGATLEERLNVAITMLTMRGIIRFILGFSMPMSIVAVCYGLTAAKIRRKGLIRSSRPLRVLTAVVASFFICWFPFQLVALLSTVWLQEMLFHGKYKILEVLVNPTSSLAFFNSCLNPMLYVFVGQDFRDRLIQSLPASLERALSEDSAQPSDTATNSSSLPADVELQAK